The DNA region tcagtGCACTACAAGATCCGGAAAACAATTGTATTGCCCATTATAAATACTAAACAAAACAATCGTTTTACAACGtacaaaaatgatataaattggACCAAGTTATTATGATACAGGCTGTTTACTTTCAGGTAAAGCACTATGCAAAAGCTATGATACATATTTTAGGCTAATACAAACTTAATATGCACCAGATATAACTTAATGCTTGCAACAACTGACATTctaaataaagatgaaaaatattacatgtattctgaTTTGAAAATCAATACGAAGAAAAAGCAAAGACTTGTCATAGTTCATTcagacaatttatttttcttcagtatttttccaataaaaattcTGTAAATTGTGCTATTTTACAGGTATCTGTCATGCAATTGTAAGCCATTGGATGCAAATGTTGTTAGATATTCAAGATGACTGCAAATTGTTCTCATTTCTTACCTATTATACAAGAGGTTAATGGACGTTGGTAAATGGTGTACTTATATTGTTCAAATGTCAAAATAGTAAAGTTATCTaatcaaaggaaatatttccgaagcaatttacacaataaatgataaaacgaAATAGGTATTATAATATGGGTTTGAAAATGGCATGACTGTAACTAAAAAAACGGTCGAATTGAACATATCTTAAACAAGATGTATCTTATACATTGATGATAATTTCATCATATGACTACATGACTAAGACGCAATGTATTCGTTGAAATTGAGAAAAAAGCtgactttaattttttcaaccaatttatcaatttgttgttataaagatgaaatgtggtgataacgaaaaGTGTCCTGCAGTTTCTCCAATGTCGGCAATTGTACTAAGTAAATAATTTCACACATTTTATATTTAGGCAAAGATATGTTTCTATACATTGTATCAATTTAATGTGTTTTTGAATGATGTCAACAGAATGGTTTATTGGTATCTTTTAATGTTTTCGTTAGGACTTTCCCTTCAATAATTATATCGGTTATTACTGATTTTTGCACGCGAATTTTAGAAACAATTATTAACTCggttgattttaatgaaattttcagatccgACTGAAAATGATTGAAtcatatagaaatatatttgttgacaacgtcacttcctCTGTTGGGATATTTTAtcttttagataatttttttttggggggggggggggaatgggCAATTTTGTCCAAAGAACTTAAGAACATTTTTCATACGACTAGAAaaatattaagcttaatttaaagaGATAATagacaaaattttaaagttttgcaGAATGGATTAAATGTTTTTACTCGAAAAATGTCGAAGATTGGTAGGGTTCCAAAATGGAGATCCATTCTGagtttcaattttaatgtatttttaatagtATCTTCCAAATCAATCATATTACTTtgaaacatataacaaaatatgtattaaatcattttaggatctttaatttgatatcagaaaaaagAGCAGATTTTTCGCactaattgattttaatttatttaagataCCAGTTTCAATGAACTTTAAAAACCAGACACTTCAAATAAGATGCCTTTTCAGTTCTCAGTGTATCATCGTATGCATCAACAGACTAAAGCGATACACCCCGGTATATCGTATACTTATAGATAATTTAGATGagcaattcaattcaattcagtttatttcGCTCACACCATGGAAAAATACATGAGGTCAATCATTATATACAGTTCAAAAGTCAGaggtacattgtataaatgaatagataagtagtagataaatattaaataagaatgaatatacaatatatacaatgaagatAGGAAAAAGTATATTAATGGAGGACAGACTTTTATATCAAACtctatattttgataataaaataacataattttttcaggTTTGTAGCATTAGAACAAGACATAAGTTCACAAAActtaatagtatttatgaaagaatgtattttataaattaaccCAGTAATTCATAGTTTTGATATCTAAGCTATAGTATCTCATTTCTAATATATGTGAAAGGTTAGTTATTGTTACCATATTCAATACTTGTAGTTAGAGACTAGCTACCATTCTCAGAGTAATCTGCAGGATTGTTCATGAAACCTTGTTCCATAAACAGGTGATCGTTGCAAAGTTATATTAAAGCGCTGACCAGTATTTATCATCAAGATATTTACGCCTAAATGTCAATAGTTCTTTACATTCAAGAATATAATCAAATTCGTCAGCAATTTGACCTGAATTACACAGTTTACACACTCTTTGGTTTAAAGGTGTATTGTACCATCTCCCAGTCTCCACTGGGATATGGTGATTTGAGGttctaaatttcataaaaacctTTCTGAGCCAATAGGTGGCaatatattaatgtaattttcataatgaaaatttttcttaaaaatcttgtaaatttgCCCTTTAGACGAGTCATTAATTTCACTAAACCATTTTTGGATATATTGGTCTTGTAACCTTTGTTTTACAATTGTAGAAATCCactttacatttacaatattttgttcataccaaatatttgaaaaaccacacatatcttaaatatttttaacaccTACAATCCAAGAGTTTGACATATTTCCCCTTTGATATTGCAAGACCAAACACTTATATAAAACAGATACAATTTTGCTTTCAGAGTTTGTGAATAACTTTGACCAGTAGGAAATCATTCTGGTATATACATTGATACATAAAGGGAAACGACCTGTTTCCCCGTAAACCATATAAGATGATGTACtactttttaagttaaaaacatattttaaaaatttcaaatgtacaCGTTCAATAACTTTCGTAACCCCAAATTTCGCACCCATACAATAACACTGGGgctaaaattttatcaaataagtcAAACTGACAATCGACAGGTAAAATAAATTgtcttatttttctaataacACTGTACATTGCTTTCTGTGCCTGTTCACACAAATGTTTTTTAGCTTTAGCAAATGATCCTGTTCTGGAAAAGATTATACCCAAGTATTTAATATCTTTGACATTTTCTATAGCAACCTTATTgtaataaaacacatttgtCGGTAGAGGgccttttgaaaaaatcaaaatttttgttttgtcagTATTGACTTGTAACTTCCATTGACTACAATATAGATAAAATTCATTCAGTGCATTTTGGAGGTCTTCGGCAGTCTCGGTCATAATTACAGTATCATCagcataaaaaagataaaaagtttcatatacataaatgattcattttctATAGCATCAGAAATACTCTTGAGACCTTCAATGTTTTTGTCTAATAAGAAATTCTCCAAATCACTGATatacattgaaaacaaaaatgttgataGGTTTTCGCCTTGGCGAACTCCAACATTACAGTTTATAAAATCAGATGTGGTACCATCCATACTAATAAGAGATTTAATACCCTGgtacatatttttcatataaacatAACATTTTCCACTAATACCATTTTTTGACACTTTGTACCATAACCCACTTCTCCAAATAGTGTCAAATTCTTGCTTCAAATCGATAAAagcacaaaataatttctttttctgtttcatAAGAGATTCTGATAAAAACTGCAGTataaaactgaaaattcacCTACCCGTGAGTAATAACCGGTAATGGCCGATGATTAACAAAAATCCACCTACCCGTGAGTAATAACCCGTAATGGCCGATGATTAACAAAAATCCACCTACCCGTGAGTAATAACCGGTAATGGCCGATGATTAACGAAATTCCACCTACCCGTGAGTAATAAACGGTAATGGCCGATGATTAACAAAATTCACCTACCCGTGAGTAATAACCGGTAATGGCCGATGATTAACAAAATTCACCTACCCGTAATTAATAACCGGTAATGGCCGATGATTAACGAGATTCACCTACCCGTGAGTAATAACCGGTAATGGCCGATGATTAACAAAATTCACCTACCCGTAATTAATAACCGGTAATGGCCGATGATTAACGAAATTCCACCTACCCGTGAGTATAAACAGTAATGGCCGATGATTAACGAAAATCCACCTACCAGTGAGTGTAAACGGTAATGGCCGATGATTAACGAAATCCACCTACCCGTGAGTATAATCGGTAATGGCCGATGATTAACGAAAATCCACCTACCCGTGAGTAATAACCCGTAATGGCCGATGATTAACAAAAATCCACCTACCCGTGAGTAATAACCGGTAATGGCCGATGATTAACGAAATTCCACCTACCCGTGAGTAATAAACGGTAATGGCCGATGATTAACAAAATTCACCTACCCGTGAGTAATAACCGGTAATGGCCGATGATTAACAAAATTCACCTACCCGTAATTAATAACCGGTAATGGCCGATGATTAACGAGATTCACCTACCCGTGAGTAATAACCGGTAATGGCCGATGATTAACAAAATTCACCTACCCGTAATTAATAACCGGTAATGGCCGATGATTAACGAAATTCCACCTACCCGTGAGTATAAACAGTAATGGCCGATGATTAACGAAAATCCACCTACCAGTGAGTGTAAACGGTAATGGCCGATGATTAACGAAATCCACCTACCCGTGAGTATAATCGGTAATGGCCGATGATTAACGAAAATCCACCTACCCGTGAGTATAACCGGTAATGGCCGATGATTAACGAAATCCACCTACCCGTGAGTATAAACGGTAATGGCCGATGATTAACAAAAATCCACCTACCCGTGAGTATAACCGGTAATGGCCGATGATTAACGAAATCCACCTACCCGTGAGTAATAAACGGTAATGGCCGATGCTTAACGGAAATCCACCTACTCTGAGTATAACCTGTAATGGCCGATGATTAACGAAAATCCACCTACCCGTGAGTAATAACCGGTAATGGCCGATGATTAACGGAAAGGTGAGCTAACTAAATAAGTCGTGAAATGTTAATAGTACAAACAGTTGTTCAAAGAACTATGTGGAATAGTTGTTCCACGGAGACCTACTACAAAAAGGTAAAGGGGTTCGATGCACAAGTATAAcccatttattttaattttatttaaacctgtactggtactgtaccagttatcggctaaaattagAGTTTGGGTTTAAAGCACGCGACTATCCAAGATCTTTcatgaatatgttttaaacatgagcttgaacgatcattgtttaccgctgatttaccgtttaaaaagttaaatatagCATATGACCTCTTTGTGGTACGTTATTATATTCCTTCTTTCATTtgacatataataaaatattaatacatataacatttataaacaaaaggaatccACTAAATTCTGAGAGATTCATagcgcagttgaacgcctgattgcacaataaTGTATTTAATAGCGTACGATTTTGTGTATTACcttatgataattattttatgagttttgtttataatgtatcataatCCCGACGACTTTAGTCTGATCTCTCAAGGGgcaaaatttaaattacatttagcagagtataaaatcaatatgtacagggattttactattatattatcacgaagccgataactggtacagtaaatcgtaaaaactcgaCAAATTCGGGGCGTGataaaaagcacaaaacaagttgtattttggttctaaataataatataatccAACAGATAGATAAATAAGGAACTCACTATTTAAAACACCCTTTTTCTTCAACACAAAATATTCCTCTGCATATGCATAGCCCATTAAACAACAGGcaagttttaaaatcatttatgcaatgatataattacattttatcgatttattttgaaaatataatcgatcttaaatattttttaactccTTTTGTTAATGTGATGAAACTAACATTAACAATATAACTATAGGgtcattaatttatatttatatctttaattttttgggTTGATTAATGAAGCAATATCTATTTTGCAAAActtggtttttattttgtcaatgaAAAAGTCGTTCAAAAACCACTTATATTTTTAAGCACTTTGCATTGTTCCGCATAAATTTtgcctatttttaaaaatattgaaatgtatTATTCAAAATAACACCGGTTGGTCCAGGCAGGTTGTTCGTCAGAAAATATCAAGATCGTTAAAGAAGCTGCTGCTGTGTTCAATATTGCCTACACAATAAACAAGATGAAGGGATAATCTTGCTAGATGATGACAATTGCAACAGGAAGTTCTTAGTAGTGGAGTGTGAACGTTAGTGAGTTAAAATATCTGTAATAAactaacaatatttaaaaaaaaaaagacctgTAACTCAAGCTCATTTGTAGGGCTTTGTGATCGGCACGTGATATTTACTTTACTTTCaaattatccaaaaaaaaaaaaaaagaagaaagaaagaaaaaaagtgtattttttaaagtacacCGATCTTGATGAAGTCAAAGTAcgctttttaacaaaattttgttaatacCGAGACGATAACAATATTACGTCTCAGTAAAACAGCACAcacaaattgataaataaatattactgCATCGGCTTCacatcttttgtttttttaaatgaaaattcatttttaatttattgtactTTTACATACCGTGTactaaaatgataattttgtcaCAATATTTTATGGTAGTTATCATAATATGGTAGGTACAATAAGCATAGGGTATCATATTTGTATTTCTGACATATTGATCTCATGCTTGATTCACATACAAGAACCAAACCCGTTCATTCATatcatattttcctttttttgtatttacagAGGATAATGCTACCCTGTcggttttatattttatcaacaaaaatatgataaagatTGTGTTTGAGGATAACACAGAAATTTGGGAAGGATTCCATGTCTTACACAATTTCGTTGAAATGATCAGTTTACAAGCTAGGAAAACCTTGTtagatttctttgaaaaataccCCTTAGAATATTACGATTTTCTACAGGAGGTAAAATCAAAAATCAGACGGATATCGCCCGACTgcccaaatttaaaaatcaaaatatcctCCGTCATGCTGGAGGAGTTGCGATGTGCTGAAGGTATGCAGAAATCAATCCTAAGTACAGGACGTAAAGGCGAGCTTGAACTCAAAGGAGACAAATGTATCGTCAAACCAGAACAGTTTAAGATTTTGTTTACTGAGGCCGGAAGACGCATTGTAGactatatagaaaaaaagttgtttgCTGAATTTTCAGATATCAATCAAATAATTCTTGTTGGAGAATTTGCACAATCACCGATACTTCAGAACATTATCAAAACAGCATTTTCGGCGAAAAATGTCATCATTCCCTGGGACGGAGGTATGGCAGCAGTAAGGGGTGCTGTGTTTTATGGACAAGGTCATGTATCGTTTGTGACAGATGTaagtaaattgaattttattcaaGTACCATCTgcatcatttttattcattctcATTATTGCTCCAACATAATCATACATAACAACCTTACAGTAATTCCCGATTATCATCATCTCGTAAATTATTTAAGGTGGAATTAACCATGGTATTActtgattatttctttttattatgtatttttattttgtaagtcTTGTTGCATTTGTTGTCAAGTGTTGGGGGTACTGTAAGTGGTAGTGAATTTATTTTGATGGATTTGCCACGTATATTACACTGGACTATGTCGAAGAAGTTTTCTTGATTAAccttttgaaattattttaaaaaaaatgataatggcaatgccattgtgcaattcagtatcatttttttaaaaaatggttgagaGCATATTGTAGCAAAATGTAGACATTCgcgatatataaatatattgtattCAACAGACACTGAAACAAAGTCCTAATTCTGCGTTGAAAACAATGCTTTACAACTCGATTATTTAAATCAAGGATcgataaacatattttgattaacGTTTGGTTATCTAAGCGTCACTGAAAGAATTCATATCAAGTTTTATTCAACTGTATACCTAGAGGCTCtttttatatactgtatactGACCCTAAAATTGTGGTTTTAGTTTAAATAGAAGTGGATTTGAAAATCCAATGCAGACAAAagtaatttcagttttaaaaatgtagtattttttataagtctaactattaaaatatgatatttagtTATTTATGAAGTAATAAactgtttgttttgtttgtaatgaTAATAAATGCTTACATTAATTCCACGTGGACGTTTTTAACCATAGTATCAAGTATGAAGGTTCATATAGATTTCAAACTCAGTACGATTACAAGTATTTGTAAGTTGAATTTTCTAAAGGTATGTTTCTTTTTCGTTTAGGTTGTTCCCAACATGCAACAAACACCTCTAAACAATGCACAAGTTGCGTTGCCAAAGGCGTTGTCAAAGGATAGAAGACTTAAAAAAAGCATGATAGACGATGGAAAACCAAGCCCGAGTGAATCCAAGAAAAGTTCTCAACAAAAAATGTGTGTGATATTGTGATAAAAGATTACAATCGCGCATGTGAAGTAAgggtttataataaaaaaaaatacttacttGCGCTGTAATCTAAGgtgatatgtttttattgtatttcGTTGGGCGTCTTTCGATCTGACCACATGGTTGTTGATGAATGAACAAAActtctaaaaacaaaacattctctTTCCCAGAACATTATTTAAAAGGTTCCTATGCACACCGAAATGTTATTTAACGGAACTATAAAGTATCAAGGTTTGAAAGATGAATTCAGTAACGAGATTATTATCGGTAGGTACTCCTCTGAAATGATAggaaatagagacttggaatttgaGCAATGTCTTCATTCTTCAATTTTTCATACCAAATTAAAAGGATCGAATGCCCCCTTCTTTCAGTTATTGCCCCTTGTAGTGGCACGAGTGTGTAGTGGTACGAGTTATCTATTAATTTGTTGTGatacagagttatcgttcttgtGCGAAAGCGCGCACTTTGCAAAGTTTGCAGCAAACATAAATGAGCATATTTTATGTATCTAGAGTCAGTCATGCACCTTGATGTAAGTGTTTCACGATTCTTCATTATCAAAGTAATATTTTCATACAAATGCTTAGTTAAACTGTGTTTAAAGGATCAAACAACAGGTCATTTCGAATTTCCTTAACCATGTTTTGGTATAATGTTTGTGTCACAGTAGATTATAGTTTAAACTGTACTTCACATTATTAATTGAGTGTGTATGTAAACGAATGAGTGCTTATTAGTGTTATTTGTTCATTTTAGCTTTTACGGCGATCTTATGGCGATCTATGCTAATAAAGTCCGTTAACTGACTGCCTGAGTTTGACTGGTCAATACGGGGGGGCAGAACAGTAAAAGATCAAGACACTAACGACTGAATTCAAGATGCACAATCTTGAAGATTTTGAAGACGAGAAGTCAGGAAGCCCTTCATTTGGGAAGAGGACGCGGGTCCTCACAGAAAAAGGAAATGAAACTCACACTTTACAAGTAATAAagtttgaaaagaaattaaaagaacTGAAACATACAATAGAAGAGGAAACATTGATATTTCAAGAACTGCAAGACTACAGTGACACAATTATACTACACCAGTGAAAAAAGGAGAACCGAATCAGCTCTATCGAAATTCTCTCAGTTATCAAAGGAGTTCATAGATTACCTGTACAGAACAAACACTCAGAAGTCGCTTACACAAGCATCAACGGAGCGCTTTCTTAGAGACACGGTAGTTACAAAAACTGAAATTCTGTTGGAACACATTCGGAAGCAATTGCAAGGACAAAccaacttcatccccctacacCTGAAATTCCAGACCTAGCCATCTCACAATTGCTAATAGAAACCAAACATCGTGTAAAACCAAAAATCGAACCTCAGTCAAAGATGTCGGATTCTAAAGGACATGTAATGGAGACGTTCAAAGTGAAATCAACAGCGAATTCTCGGCACTCGAAACTCTCTGCTTTCAGCTCCTTGTCATCATCAATATTAATGCAACAGAGGGCAAAGGCCGAAGCTACCAGAGCTAAACTTAAATTTGCGAAGCAAGAAGCCAATTTGCAGAAGGAGCTCTTTGTTCTAGCAGCCCAGAAGGAAGCGGCAGTGGCAGAAGCTGAGCTTAACGCCATGCTGGAAGATGAAGAAGAATCCGCCTCTGAAGATTTAAGTGAAATTCATCAAGAGAGGACAATGAGCTATGTTAACGAGCAGAATCTAGCAGTTCGTACGAGTGAACTTACTCCTAGCCAAAGGTCGCCTGCCTTACCTCAGCCAAACCATCCTGGATCACTTGAACCTCAGCAAGGCCAAGATAATCAAATGGAGCCTCTACCAGGCCAGTTTACTTTGACTGAACCAACTTCAGGTCAAGTTGACATTTCGGCTTCGTCCGGTCAAAGCATAACAAATCATAAATCTACACCCGTGAATTCTTATGCGACCCCCTTCGTGCCAAGAACTTTAGCGTCTAGACTTGTTCACCAACCTACTCAGGGCCAGGATGAAAACCATGGGACGACCAGCGAGTTAATAAAAGTTCTTGTTGAAAAAGGAGTTGCTCATGTCGAGGTTCTTAAATTTCAATAATCGTCCTGAAACTTATTCTCTCTGGAAAACCTCCTTCAGAGCTGTAACATCAGAGTTAGATGTAAGTCCACTGGAAGAGTCTGACCTGCTTGTTAAGTGGCTAGGACCTGAGTCATCCAAATTTGCACAGAGCATCAGGGCGTCAAATATAGGAAATCCAAGAGCATTAGCGAAGATATGGGAGAGACTAGAAGAGAGACACGGGGCTGCTGAGATGGTGGAGGCATCATTGAAGACTAAGATTGGCAATTTCCCTAAGATAACTGTGAAAGACAGCAAGAAGTTATATGACTTGTATGACATACTAATGGAAATAGAAGCGGTGAAACATAATCCAAAGTACACTCAACTTTTGAGTTACTATGACTCATCCGCAAGCATCATTCCCATTATGCACAAATTACCTACTCATCTACAGGGAAAATGGTGCGACAGAGCTACGAGGTATAAGAGAGCACACGATGTAGGATTGCCACCCTTCAATGTGTTTTGTGATTTCGTCAAGGACATGAGTTTGATGTTGAACGATCCGGGTCTAACATACGCCGTAGAGAGTTCCACCACATCAAGACCAAGCAGACCTCACGCTGATACCCGCAAGCAGCCTACAGTGTATACCAGGAAAACAGAAGTGCTGGGAGATCCAGAATAAAGGAAACTAGACAAATGTCCCATCCATCACTCCAACCATTCCCTAAACAAATGTAGGGAATTCTTAAAGAAGCCATTTAAAGACAGAAAGAAGTTCATTCGTGATAACCACATCTGCTTCAAATGTTGTCTGACTTCAACCCATAATGCTGAAGACTGTCAGGCTGCTGTTTGCTGTGGGGACTGTGGTAGTTAACGTCATTCAACAGAACTTCATAAAGTTGAAAGCAGTCAGGGTAGTCAAGTGAAGAGTGCATCGTTCAGGAAGTCATCCCAAGCGACATCTGGGAAGGAGCATGGCGGGGAGTCCACCAAGGACCTTGTCTCTAAATGCACTCAACTGTGCGGTCATAACTTCAGTGGACGTTCGTGCGCAAAGACTTTGCTAGTGAAAGTTTTTCCCAAGGGGCAGCCAAGCAAAGCAGTAAAGGTATACGCCATATTAGATGACAAAAGTAACAAGACACTTGGTACATCAGCTCTTCTCGATGCGCTAGATGTCGCGGATGAGAAGTTTGAATACACTCTGTCTTCCTGCTCTGGAAAGGTCAGGTTGTTTGCAAGACGAGCAAACAATCTCTGTATTCAACCTTGGAATGGCGGGGAGACGTTTGATCTGCCACCGGTCATTGAGTGTGACAACATGCCCAATGATCGAGCAGAAATTCCGACCACAGAAATTGCGAGCTATCACCAACACCTACGTCATGTTGCATGCCATATACCAGAGTTGGATCAATCAGCAGAAATAAGCCTCCTTGTCGGTAGAGATTTGCCTGAGGTCCACCACGTGAAGAGTCAGGCAATTGGTCCTAAGCAAACGCCGTTTGCGCAGGAACTCCCTTTAGGGTGGGTAATAATTGGTGAAGTATGCCTAGGACAATTTCATTCAAGAACTATCCAAGTGTCCAAGACGTATATGTCCAAGGATAGAAGACCGACTATCCTACAGCCTTGCGAAAACATACTGAGTATCAAGGAAATTCACAGTGAACTATCCAAAGAACATGTTAGTACAAATAACAGCATATTTGTCAAGACCAAAGATGATGACAAGATTGGCCTATCTGCAGATGATagaaaattcattgaaatcatGGACTTGTCCTTTGAAAAAGACAGGAATGGTCACTGGACAGCACCTTTACCATTCAAAGAGCAACGGCCCATCTTACCCAACAACAAAGTCTTAGCCTTGAAACTAGCCCATTCTTTAGATGTTAGCCTGAGGAAGAATCCCACCAAACGAGACCACATGGTAACCTTCATGAAAGGCATCATAGATCGAGGTCGGCACAGGTTACTCTACCAATTCCAGAAGACAAAGAGTGCTGGTACCTGCCACTATTTGGAGTGTATCACCCCAAGAAACCCGATAAGATTCGAGGTGTTTTTGACTCTTCAGTCGTGTACCAAGGAAAGTCACTCAACAGTGTATTGTTAACAGGTCCGAACCTTACGAACAGCCTTCTTGGAGTCTTACTTCGTTTCCGCAGAGATCAAATAGCAGTAATAGCTGATAAAGAACAGATGTTCTATTCGTTCTACGTAAAGGAAGAACACCGAGACTTCCTGAGATTTTTATGGTATCGCAACAACAACCCAGAGGATGAGCTCATAGAATACCGCATGCGAGTGTATGTGTTCGGCAATACCCCTTCACCTGCTGTAGCTACGTATGGACTACGTGAGGCAGTTAAGAATGGTGACAAGGACGTCAGGGAATTTGT from Crassostrea angulata isolate pt1a10 chromosome 7, ASM2561291v2, whole genome shotgun sequence includes:
- the LOC128157045 gene encoding heat shock 70 kDa protein 12A-like — encoded protein: MIKIVFEDNTEIWEGFHVLHNFVEMISLQARKTLLDFFEKYPLEYYDFLQEVKSKIRRISPDCPNLKIKISSVMLEELRCAEGMQKSILSTGRKGELELKGDKCIVKPEQFKILFTEAGRRIVDYIEKKLFAEFSDINQIILVGEFAQSPILQNIIKTAFSAKNVIIPWDGGMAAVRGAVFYGQGHVSFVTDVVPNMQQTPLNNAQVALPKALSKDRRLKKSMIDDGKPSPSESKKSSQQKMCVIL